In Zobellia roscoffensis, the following are encoded in one genomic region:
- a CDS encoding S1C family serine protease, translating into MKKIASTFLIALFAGAITLGSYKLFFENTNYTVISQDEGHSVFNTSLTPTSAKGAGINEVDFTVAAENTVNAVVHVKNVTINRTPHSLMDFFYGSGGNERPQVGTGSGVIISQDGYIVTNNHVISKANQLQVTLNNNKTYDAELIGTDPNSDIALIKIDAEGNLPYLAFGDSDNMKIGEWVLAVGNPFNLTSTVTAGIVSAKARDLGKNQSFIQTDAAVNPGNSGGALVNTNGDLVGINTAITSQTGSYVGYSFAVPSNIAKKVVDDILEYGNVQKGILGIKTLNINTPYAIEKGLNEIEGVYISGVEEGTGAQEAELQEGDVIKKVDNIKVRKFADLTGYLSAKRPDDTVEVTIARDGEEFTVPVMLKKRQTVIVPVMGLEVKNLSKEDNKKFKTKQGVKIVGVPETYRGYGLEGKVLLSVDNKEINDIEEARSLFGSISRYGKTSITMINEKGERERLIFQ; encoded by the coding sequence ATGAAAAAAATTGCCAGTACCTTTTTAATCGCCCTTTTTGCTGGAGCAATCACATTGGGCAGCTACAAATTATTTTTTGAAAATACGAACTATACGGTTATTTCTCAGGACGAGGGACACTCGGTTTTCAATACCAGTTTAACCCCTACTTCTGCCAAAGGAGCCGGAATTAATGAAGTTGATTTTACGGTTGCCGCAGAGAATACGGTAAACGCAGTGGTGCACGTTAAAAATGTTACCATTAATAGAACGCCACATAGCCTTATGGATTTTTTCTATGGAAGCGGCGGAAATGAAAGGCCCCAAGTAGGAACAGGCTCTGGAGTTATTATTTCACAGGACGGTTACATTGTAACAAACAACCACGTTATTAGCAAGGCTAACCAATTACAGGTAACACTTAATAACAATAAGACCTATGATGCTGAACTTATTGGTACGGACCCAAATTCTGATATAGCCCTTATTAAAATAGATGCTGAAGGAAACCTTCCGTATTTGGCTTTTGGCGATTCCGACAACATGAAAATTGGAGAATGGGTATTGGCCGTGGGTAATCCTTTCAACCTAACTTCTACAGTAACAGCGGGTATTGTGAGTGCTAAAGCTCGTGATTTGGGTAAAAACCAATCCTTCATACAGACCGATGCTGCAGTAAACCCAGGTAATAGTGGTGGTGCATTGGTAAATACAAACGGAGACCTTGTTGGCATCAACACGGCAATTACCTCTCAAACCGGTAGCTATGTAGGGTATTCATTTGCCGTACCTAGTAATATTGCGAAGAAGGTAGTAGATGATATTCTTGAATATGGAAATGTTCAAAAGGGAATATTAGGAATTAAAACTTTAAATATTAATACGCCGTACGCAATTGAAAAAGGACTTAATGAGATTGAAGGGGTATATATTTCCGGAGTTGAAGAAGGAACAGGAGCACAAGAAGCAGAACTACAAGAAGGTGATGTTATCAAAAAAGTAGACAACATTAAGGTTCGTAAATTTGCAGACCTTACCGGATACCTTTCCGCTAAAAGACCCGATGATACCGTAGAGGTAACCATAGCTAGGGATGGTGAAGAATTTACTGTACCTGTAATGCTTAAGAAAAGGCAAACGGTAATTGTTCCCGTAATGGGGCTTGAGGTAAAAAACCTAAGCAAAGAAGACAACAAAAAATTCAAAACTAAACAAGGGGTAAAAATAGTTGGAGTACCTGAAACCTACCGTGGATACGGATTGGAAGGAAAGGTCCTCTTATCTGTAGACAATAAAGAAATAAACGATATTGAGGAAGCTAGAAGCCTTTTTGGAAGTATTTCTAGATATGGAAAAACAAGTATTACCATGATTAACGAAAAAGGAGAAAGAGAACGTCTTATTTTTCAATAA
- a CDS encoding glyceraldehyde-3-phosphate dehydrogenase: MKSNASYEKELAFQADRRKATTEFIKLVSDLWYDKTIEIVLFKNQVIDKNVSDIINLHEYAGEFVQKPISIFDSTEILRAINDIQLPPAKLDIGKLTYEYHSEENHHTDIKTFVFDKLKDADQSAPLKPKDIVLYGFGRIGRLLARELMAKTGQGNQLRLRAIVTRNAGNSEILEKRANLLRIDSVHGKFSGTVETDSKNSALIINGTTVHMISADRPEKIDYTQYGINDALVIDNTGAFRTKTELERHLEAEGASSVLLTAPGKEIPNIVHGVNHKTYDPDAIKVFSAASCTTNAITPILSVIEDSLGIVKGHLETIHAYTNDQNLVDNMHNKHRRGRAAALNMVITETGAGAAVAKALPELKDKLTSNAIRVPVPNGSLAILNLEIKNKTSLDGINTIIKKYALEGDLVEQIKYSLSKEMVSSDIVGTNAPSIYDSNATIVSGNGKNIVLYIWYDNEYGYSHQVIRLAKYIAKVRRYTYY; the protein is encoded by the coding sequence ATGAAATCCAACGCTTCTTACGAAAAAGAGTTAGCCTTCCAAGCTGACAGAAGAAAGGCTACTACCGAATTCATTAAATTGGTAAGTGACCTTTGGTATGATAAAACTATCGAAATTGTACTTTTTAAAAACCAAGTGATAGACAAAAATGTAAGTGACATTATTAACCTACACGAGTATGCAGGTGAATTTGTCCAGAAACCAATTTCCATTTTCGACTCAACCGAAATCTTACGGGCAATTAATGACATTCAATTACCGCCTGCAAAACTGGATATTGGTAAACTTACGTATGAGTATCACTCAGAAGAGAATCACCACACAGATATAAAAACCTTCGTTTTTGATAAACTTAAGGATGCTGACCAATCCGCCCCCCTAAAACCAAAAGATATTGTTCTTTATGGATTTGGAAGAATAGGTAGACTTTTAGCAAGAGAATTGATGGCCAAGACCGGTCAGGGTAATCAGTTGCGGTTAAGAGCTATTGTAACCAGAAATGCAGGCAACAGTGAGATTTTAGAAAAAAGGGCGAACCTATTGCGCATAGATTCCGTTCATGGTAAATTTTCAGGAACAGTAGAAACAGATAGTAAAAATAGTGCCCTTATCATTAACGGAACCACAGTGCACATGATCAGTGCAGACCGTCCTGAAAAAATAGATTACACCCAATACGGAATAAATGACGCCCTAGTTATTGATAACACGGGCGCTTTCAGGACTAAAACAGAACTAGAAAGACATTTAGAAGCAGAAGGCGCATCTAGTGTACTACTAACCGCTCCGGGTAAAGAAATACCTAATATTGTTCATGGTGTTAATCATAAAACGTACGATCCTGATGCCATTAAAGTATTTTCTGCGGCTTCGTGTACTACCAATGCCATTACACCAATTCTTAGTGTTATAGAGGACTCTCTAGGTATTGTAAAAGGGCACTTAGAAACTATTCACGCCTATACCAATGACCAAAACTTGGTAGATAATATGCATAATAAACACAGACGGGGAAGAGCTGCTGCCTTAAATATGGTAATAACAGAAACAGGTGCAGGCGCTGCTGTTGCCAAAGCGCTGCCAGAACTAAAGGACAAACTCACCTCTAATGCTATTAGAGTTCCCGTTCCAAATGGCTCTCTAGCTATTCTAAACCTAGAGATAAAGAACAAAACTTCTTTAGACGGTATTAACACTATCATTAAAAAATATGCTTTGGAAGGAGATTTGGTAGAACAAATCAAATATTCTTTAAGCAAAGAAATGGTGTCTTCAGACATTGTTGGGACAAACGCTCCTTCTATATATGATAGTAACGCCACAATTGTTAGTGGAAATGGTAAGAATATTGTACTTTACATTTGGTACGATAATGAATATGGTTATTCGCACCAAGTAATACGTTTAGCTAAATACATCGCAAAAGTCAGACGGTATACATATTATTAA
- a CDS encoding tRNA (guanine-N1)-methyltransferase, protein MKGFRILLLITALLACNLQFAQEEETQDVLSLDRGPIDSQFEYIFTKSGNYRSDGKKYEVVRTISLEKLRQNVLDSLKGYNKRAGELKATIGGHESTIGSLNKKLEETTNNLAGVTEEKDSMSFLGIMVAKSTYNGILWTVIFSLLALLLFFIYRFRNSNILTQEAKTNLSELETEYEDHRRRALEREQKISRQLQDEINKYKKQK, encoded by the coding sequence ATGAAAGGCTTTAGAATCCTGTTACTTATAACGGCTTTATTAGCATGCAACCTACAATTTGCCCAAGAGGAAGAAACTCAAGATGTTTTATCCCTCGATAGAGGTCCTATAGATAGTCAATTTGAATATATTTTCACCAAATCCGGTAATTACCGTTCAGATGGAAAGAAGTATGAAGTTGTTCGTACTATATCTTTAGAAAAGCTTCGTCAAAACGTTCTTGATTCCTTAAAAGGATACAATAAGAGAGCTGGAGAACTAAAGGCTACTATTGGAGGTCATGAATCTACAATAGGTTCACTTAACAAAAAACTAGAAGAAACCACCAACAACCTTGCAGGTGTAACTGAAGAAAAAGACAGCATGTCGTTCTTGGGTATTATGGTTGCAAAAAGTACCTATAACGGTATTCTTTGGACGGTTATCTTTTCACTTTTGGCTTTATTACTTTTCTTTATCTATAGATTTAGAAACAGTAATATATTAACGCAAGAAGCCAAGACTAATCTATCTGAACTTGAAACTGAGTACGAAGACCACCGCAGAAGGGCTTTAGAAAGAGAGCAAAAAATTAGTAGGCAGCTGCAAGACGAGATAAACAAATACAAGAAACAGAAATAA